The genomic window TATTGAACTAATGtctcttgtatttatttagtggTTTGTGTTTTCCTAGGTCAGCTGATGCTTTTATATCATGAATGTTGATGAGAAGGACGGATCTGGTGTTTACCAACGGGTTGTCCTAAAGAACAGCTCACCTTACCACTACTTGAAAGTCTGCCTGTGAGTTGCTGTAAACTCCCCTTTTAATTGTTGACACTGCCTTTACtgaatgaacatttaaaaatgttttttattaggtttgtgtttgtaaaacaatattaataggCACTTGTGTATTATTTCTATACTGAGTGCAGCTACAGTACATTAACAAAtaatttgtatatttgtgtttttagtgttcTTGAGGATGAGCTCACCAGACTGAGTGCAGTAGAACTGAAGCACTTCATCATCACAGGCCTGAAAAACCTTTATGGAGAGGTAAAATCTTTTAATGGAATATTTTAACTTACTCCAAACAACAGCTAAGATGACAGAATAACACCCCTTGTGGTGAAGTggcagttttgttttcatatgatTATATGTGTCTCTTAGGTGGGAGCAGCTTTATCTTTTGACCTGTTGAAGTATGATGAAGACACCCTCACTGCACTTTTGCGTGTTTACAGCAGGTGAGCATCACAATCAGGTCagcagaacatttttttttacctgctacTGGCAATGGACTGAACAAGActatattatgttttttgtgtgtctgtatttttaGGGGTTTGGTGAAGCTGTGGAGCTCTCTGACTCTGCTGGGTTCCTACCAGAACCAGGCCTGTGCCTTCAGAGTGCTTCAGGTCAGCAGACAATCATTCTAAAGGGGTTTCCTTgagtgcttgtttttttttgtatcagtTCATTAATATGATTCATCTAAGTGTTAGTGAGGAAAAAAACTTGATTCTTAGACGCGCTATTATATTTCTTTGAAAAAACATGAACGGATGCagatcaataattcaataattggaaataataatggtaataaaaaAATCTCATCCATCTGTATCTATTTGCCTCTGTTTGCTCATGTTGATGTCATGGGATAGTCACAGTTCCATACATGTTAGAGTAGAGCACAAAAACTGGCAAAGTGGTcaatattttttgaatttttaatttatttttttcccagtcaAAAAGGGCTGAGAACGTATGGTAGCTGATATCTctagcctctctctctcacctcatcCAGACTGCA from Solea senegalensis isolate Sse05_10M linkage group LG4, IFAPA_SoseM_1, whole genome shotgun sequence includes these protein-coding regions:
- the rpp14 gene encoding ribonuclease P protein subunit p14 yields the protein MNVDEKDGSGVYQRVVLKNSSPYHYLKVCLVLEDELTRLSAVELKHFIITGLKNLYGEVGAALSFDLLKYDEDTLTALLRVYSRGLVKLWSSLTLLGSYQNQACAFRVLQVSPFLLALTGNSRELHLD